In a genomic window of Leifsonia xyli subsp. cynodontis DSM 46306:
- a CDS encoding DsbA family protein, translating to MKRTLRILIAAALAAAVTTGAAACSLLGGSANVPLATAKPPTGADGAVNFDGRFISAGSGVKKVDVWFDPMCPVCGAFEKSNGETLANAVKDGSITLRLHPLTFLDALSNGTGYSTRAAAALTCVGVHDSDKALDYYQALFTDQPEENSNGLTDAELAKRATDRGIADISGCVDRSGPYRAWAQANTAHSQSGPIEVDGKKVLDSIEGTPTVLVNGKQFTGSITDAKAFETFLGN from the coding sequence ATGAAGCGGACACTGCGCATCCTGATCGCTGCCGCGCTCGCGGCCGCTGTGACCACCGGGGCCGCGGCGTGCTCCCTGCTCGGTGGCAGCGCGAATGTGCCGCTCGCGACGGCCAAACCGCCGACGGGCGCCGATGGGGCCGTGAACTTCGACGGACGTTTCATCAGCGCCGGGTCGGGTGTGAAGAAAGTCGATGTGTGGTTCGATCCGATGTGCCCGGTGTGTGGCGCCTTCGAGAAGTCGAACGGCGAGACGCTCGCGAACGCGGTCAAAGACGGTTCGATCACGCTCCGGCTGCACCCGCTGACTTTTCTCGACGCCCTCTCCAACGGCACCGGATACTCGACGCGTGCGGCCGCGGCGCTGACCTGCGTCGGGGTCCACGACTCCGACAAGGCGCTCGACTACTACCAGGCGCTCTTCACCGACCAGCCCGAGGAGAACTCCAACGGTCTGACGGACGCTGAGCTCGCCAAGCGCGCGACCGATCGCGGGATCGCCGATATCTCCGGTTGCGTCGACCGCAGCGGACCGTACCGGGCGTGGGCACAGGCGAACACCGCGCACTCGCAGTCCGGGCCGATCGAGGTGGATGGCAAGAAGGTCCTCGACTCGATCGAGGGCACGCCGACTGTCCTGGTGAATGGGAAGCAGTTC